The window ATTTGTGCCATGTTACTTTTTAAAGGCAAACACAAGTTTATGCAAAAGCAGGGAATGTTAAAGGTGTTTTACCTTTTTGCCATTCTTATCCTGTGCAAAACCTGGAGTGCAGCAATCTATTCGATACTATCATTTTTCATTATTTTCTTCTTCGGCAAACGAAAATGGTTATATCTCGCCGCTGCACTCTCCGTAATTGTGTTTTTGTACCCCACTTTACGTGCCGCCGGATTAATTCCCGTTAATCAAATCAACGCTTACTTCACCGAGTTAGATGAAGACAGAGGCGGCAGTCTGGGCGTCCGCTTAAAAAACGAAGACATATTGTTAGATAAAGCAAGAGAACGAGCATTGTTTGGCTGGGGTGGCTGGGGCAGACAGCGCGTCTACTCCGAATACACCGGTGAGGACTTAACCATTGCGGATGGTACCTGGATCATTATTTTTGGCCAAGTTGGCTGGTTAGGCTATCTGTCGATATTTGGCGCGCTATGCGGCTCTATTGTGGTAGTTTATTTAAGGTATAAAAATGTTGCTGAGGAGGCCATACCACCGTATACGGCGGGGCTTGCCGTTATCCTGTCGATGAACCTGGTCGATTTAGTACCCAACTCCTCGCTGAGCCCACTCACCTATTTAATGGCTGGCTCACTGTTTGGCGCACTCACCCCTATCAAAAATCGGACATAGTCTGTTCGCGCCATCGCCTAGCTCAGGAAATTTACATTGAACATAAAAAGAAAAACTTTCCATTCGACCGCGATACTCGTTTCCGGCTACATGGTGTCGCAGATAATAAGATTTGGTGGCAGCCTAATAACTACACGACTACTCGCACCCGAACTATTCGGGATTATGGCAGTGGTCACTTCAATCGCAACACTGGTAGCGCTTTTTTCGGATGTCGGCCTCAATCTGAGCGTCATCAGAAGCAAGCGTGGTGACGACCTCACTTTTTTGCGCACGGTATTCAGCTTCAAAGTATTGCAAACCAGCGCACTCGCGACTGTAATTGTAACCTTGGCATTGATTTTTTATTGGCTGAATTCGCATAATCTCTTAGCAGAAGGTTCGGTGTATGCCACAAGTGAACTCAGCATCGCACTCTCGATTGTTGCTATTGCCGTTTTTATGCAGGGCTTCCGATCTATCCAGATCGAACTGGCTGCCAGAAACCAAAATGTTGGTCGCCAAACCGCCATCGAAATTTCTGCTCAGAGCTGTTCACTACTGTTTATTGTTTTACTCTCCCGCGAAAACCCATCAATCTATGCCCTTGCGTTTGCTCAAGTTGTTTCAGCATTTGTAACGGTAGCGGGCAGTTACCTGCTATTCCCACGTAAAACATTTGGCTTCGCCTGGGATAAAAGCGCTGTTAAAGAAATTATTTCATTTGGCAAGTGGATTCTGGGTTCCACAGCCATTGTTGGTATTTCGAACAATCTCGACAAACTCTTGTTTGGATTTTTACTTACCAGCACCCAAATGGGCGTGTACTCGATAGCTGCGTTGATTTTTAACGCCATGGACACAGTGTTCAAGCGCATAAATGCCGCCCTCTTCCCCGCTATTAGCCGCGTTATTAGAGAAGGTAAGAGCGACCTTTCCAAGGTCTACTACAAAATACGGCTTTACCGGGATTTAGCGGTCTGTATTCCCTCAGGGCTCGTACTGATTAATGGTGACATTCTAATTTCGCTCCTCTACGACGATCGCTATTTGGACGCCGGTTTTTATCTTCAATTGTTGACGATTGCTCAGCTTATCGAATGCTTTTTCTACAAAAACCAACTGCTCATTTCACTAGGTGAGACGCGGCTACAGTTCGACCTCGCCATAAGGCGACTGGTTGCACTCATAATATTCGTCCCTGCTGGTTACTACTTTTTTGGGGTAACAGGAATATTGCTCGCACTGTCTGCGAGACGCCTAATTGGAGGCTGGTTGATATTTATTCGCTACAGAGAACATTGCGAAATAAAAATACAATATGAGCTGCGCACGGTAGCAATAATTTTGACCAGTATCGCGTTTTGGTTTATTGCACGAATGGCATTGCTTCACGTATTTCCGGCACTCGACCCACAAATGCCCGGTTTGTAGCGCGATACAACCAAAAAGCGTAAAGAGCTTCAACAACCACTCCCACAGAGTTATAAACTGTGCCTTTGCATGAAACAGGCAAGGCATACCAAATTAGAATTTCGCCCTCAGGATGCTTTGCGATGGACATCAGTATTGGAGTCTTTTGTTACAACGAGCAAGACACAATAATTCAAACCCTGAACAATATTTTCGAACAGGATCTATTTAGGTCTGAGCACAGGTGCAGAATTTATGTGCTCGCTAACGGCTGTCGCGACAACTCCATCCCGCTTATACGTGAGTGGGAAGCTAAACTCAGCCTAGAAAAGCAGCTGCAATTCGAACTGCTGGAACTTGGGTTCGCGGGAAAATCCAGAACCTGGAACCATTTTGTTCACAACGTGCTAAGCAGAGAATCGGATGCGGTTATCTTCGCAGATGGAGATATCGCAATTCCAGACCCAGCGGTTTTCAGCAAATTGGTGGGAATGGTTGAAAATTCGGAACTGCTTTTAGCCTCCAGCAGCTTACCCATAAAAGACATAGAGCATTCGGGCGAGAAGCCAAAGGGCCTGGATAAGCTCATCAAAATGGGCGCTGCCGACTTTGAAACTGTCCGCCACTCTATTTGCGGGCAGCTCTATATTGCTCGCGCTTCAACGGTTAAAGATATTTATATGCCTATCGGTTTGCCCGTCGAAGATGGATTTTTACGCGCAATGATCATGACAAACCTTTTTACTCAGGAACGGGACCTCAGGAGAATCGATTCGGAGAAAAGTATCTGGCACGTTTACGAATCCCTGAGAGGAATACGATCATTGATACGTCATCAGATACGTATCGTTATTGGCACCACGATCAATCGTCTTATTTTTCAACGCCTCGATTCACTGCAAGACAGAGACAGCCGCATCGCGGAATTGCGCAAAAGTAGCGAAGATGAAAGCTGGCTCAAAGATCTAATTAACAGCAGCTTACCTGAGTTTCCTTACGGATACATTCACCCAAAATTTATTTTAAAGCGTACCAAAAGCTCTTTCGAAAATAAAAAGCATAAAAGCCTGAAGGGCATCGCAAGCATACTGTTTGGCTTGGCATTTGATATCACTGTGTATATTTTTGCCAATATCAAAATGTCACGCGGTAATAGTGCGGGATTTTGGTAGACAAAAAAAATGCCGGGTTAAAACCCGGCATTAAGGAATTACATATCTAACACGTTGCTCAGCGTCAAATTATTCTGGCGTGGCAGGTACACTTTTGAGAACAGTAAGACGCGGGCACTGGCTGCCTTTAGGGTCTCCAAAGTCGCTCCAATCGTCCATACCTACAAATACCTTGGAGAGATCATGAAAATTCTCTATCTCAGTCATGGATGTACCGCACGGGGGATATTCTTTGGGGATTTCATTGTGTAATGCATACACATGAATACCATTTAAACCCATTGCTGCGAAAGAACCCTCTTCCACAGTTTTAGTATCTGAGAATATTTTATTCCCATACATCAATGAATATGCATGGTACTTGTCCATGCCAACAAATGTGCCGGATACACTTGCATCATCTTGTTCGGGATCGTTGAACCAGTTGTTAATAACTGAAGCGTAATGTGGAACATAAACTTCGGAGAGATTATTACCTCGCTTATAACCACCGGCGGCATAGTCTTCGGGATCTATATTCGGATCCAATTGATTGGCAGTATCCCCAAAGCCCAGCGTACGTATAGTAAGCTTAGCTTTCGCGCCCGGCCCACCCAAGTGATTACCTCGGAACCAGGATTCCTTAACCACAAGCCCCCAGCTTCCCATGATTCTGGAGTTATGCTCATCTGATATTTCCGCTTCAATTCCCGCCATACCACTGTTAACCATAGAGCAGCCGTTGAAACAGCCAATATTAATCAGCGGCAAACTGCCCCTGTAGCCCTTTACCACCATATCAGTAAAAAACACGCCATAGGGATAGGGAACATTTTTGCAATCGATGTTGGGCGTATCATAAGCGTCCGAGCACCAATTCCCTCTGCTGGCGAAATATGCGCGACCGAACTCTTCAATGTTTGGTGTCGCAGACCAATCCAGATCTAGGTCTGTGGCGGTGACCAGGGTAGACGAATGACCAGCATCAAGTGTACCCAACCGAAGCCCCGTTACAGTAATGTTGTATGCCCACCCAGCAGTTACATAGCCTTTGTTGTCGCGTGTAAATTTATCAAAGGCGCGCGCAGCGGAATCTGTACTCACTAGTTCAGGCCCGATCTGAACGTGATACACCAGCGGGCGCTCACCCACGCCATAGGTATCGACGGTTACATTTTTAGCAGCCAGGCTAATTTTTATGTTGTCGTAAGGCTGCGTGGAGCCACGTTGGTACAACACCCTCTTTCCACTCCATTCACCCAACTCTAGAGAGCTGTTGGTGTGAATTGCGCCAGTCGGGCAACCCTGCCAATTACTGCTAGCGGAGATACAGACAGTGTCGGATGGGCTGTAGTAATCTTCCTGAGTTTGAATCTGAACTTTTACGCTTGCATCGTCGTAACTGCCCAAGCTGTCTTTTACCCGGACACGCACGTCGAATATACAAGCCTGGCTGCCACTCACCCAATTTGGGTCCTGCTCCCCTTTACAGTAAAACGTGTGTATCGCCCGTGGAGATCCGCTCATTTGGTGGTTGCGGCTACGCCCGGTTGTATCATAGAAACCCGCATCAGTATCATCGAAGTCAAAATGATAGGTAAGCTTCGACCAGGCAATCGCCAGAGGGTCCCTGCCTCCGGCATAGTCGGTTTCTTTATCAGAGGTGGAGTCCATCGCTGAGAAGTAAACAGTTTCCGGCGAAACGCCGTTCACTCGAGTCAAAACTTTCAGCTCTGCCTTCACGCTGTTATCCCTGTTGCCGGGCGTCGCCACAGTGATATTGCGGCCAACTTTTGCGCGCAACCCACCGCTGTCTTCCACCTCATACAGGATTCTGTAAATACCCGGTTTTTGCGTATTCAAGTCGCTTTCTACATTTAAGTCCGCCAGCAAATTGCCGTCTTCCTCGTCCGTAACCGCAGCAACGTATGGGTCAACGAAATTCTCGCCTACTTCCAGCGTTACCTCATCCTCGCCGTTCAGCTCGATCACTGGCGGATAGTTGGTGGGGATTTCAGGCGTTGGAATTACCGTCGGAATTATTGTCGGTATGACAGAAGGTGTAACCGTCGGCAACGTAGTTGGAATAACCGTAGGCAGCGCACTGGGAACCAGTGTAGGCACAGTAGTCGGGACCATCGTAGGCGTCTGCGTCGGTTCAGCGGAAGGTGGATTGGTAGGCACCACAGTTGGCACAGTTGTTGGATAAACCGTAGGCACGAGAGTTGGGACAACCGTGGGGACAGTGGTCGGCGTAGGCGATGCCGGTACTAATGAAGGTACTGGGCTCGGCTGAACACCAAACTGTCTGGGCGTAGTTTCGTCAAATTTGCTGCTTCCACCGCAAGCGGAGAGCAGTGCTAACAGGCCCCCAACTACAACAAATCGGATACTGGTAGAAATCATATGGTTCGTTAAACTCCCGAGAAACGCTGCTTCCCGAACCAGACTCTGGCCGGGGTATAACGTGATTTAGGATTTCAATACGTAACCTTCAACAAACGTCTTTAGTGGCAATCCTCGGTGCCACAGCCAAAAGTTGAAAGTTCGAACTTTGGAACATGCGTTAAACCTGCTAACACAATATAAGCATTCGCTGTTACGCAATGGTGGTTTTAAAACTAGGGTAGAGTATTAGGACGCAGATTGATTTGCGGATTTGTAATTTTGTGTCGTGATTCCTGTTTTTGGCCGCCAATTTAAGACAACACTCATCTGGATCAACAAATCACACCCTTCTCTTACATAAAAAGCCCGCACTCCGACTCTCGCCAAAACCCCAGCACAGATTTAATTTCACAAATTCAATACTCCTGAACTGCCTAATCGGGCCTTGTGAGTCCCGCAAACAACCAAAGTTCAAAATTCCGTCTAAAGGAAACATTAGTGT of the Teredinibacter turnerae T7901 genome contains:
- a CDS encoding DUF5011 domain-containing protein, with protein sequence MVPTTVPTLVPSALPTVIPTTLPTVTPSVIPTIIPTVIPTPEIPTNYPPVIELNGEDEVTLEVGENFVDPYVAAVTDEEDGNLLADLNVESDLNTQKPGIYRILYEVEDSGGLRAKVGRNITVATPGNRDNSVKAELKVLTRVNGVSPETVYFSAMDSTSDKETDYAGGRDPLAIAWSKLTYHFDFDDTDAGFYDTTGRSRNHQMSGSPRAIHTFYCKGEQDPNWVSGSQACIFDVRVRVKDSLGSYDDASVKVQIQTQEDYYSPSDTVCISASSNWQGCPTGAIHTNSSLELGEWSGKRVLYQRGSTQPYDNIKISLAAKNVTVDTYGVGERPLVYHVQIGPELVSTDSAARAFDKFTRDNKGYVTAGWAYNITVTGLRLGTLDAGHSSTLVTATDLDLDWSATPNIEEFGRAYFASRGNWCSDAYDTPNIDCKNVPYPYGVFFTDMVVKGYRGSLPLINIGCFNGCSMVNSGMAGIEAEISDEHNSRIMGSWGLVVKESWFRGNHLGGPGAKAKLTIRTLGFGDTANQLDPNIDPEDYAAGGYKRGNNLSEVYVPHYASVINNWFNDPEQDDASVSGTFVGMDKYHAYSLMYGNKIFSDTKTVEEGSFAAMGLNGIHVYALHNEIPKEYPPCGTSMTEIENFHDLSKVFVGMDDWSDFGDPKGSQCPRLTVLKSVPATPE
- a CDS encoding oligosaccharide flippase family protein; translation: MNIKRKTFHSTAILVSGYMVSQIIRFGGSLITTRLLAPELFGIMAVVTSIATLVALFSDVGLNLSVIRSKRGDDLTFLRTVFSFKVLQTSALATVIVTLALIFYWLNSHNLLAEGSVYATSELSIALSIVAIAVFMQGFRSIQIELAARNQNVGRQTAIEISAQSCSLLFIVLLSRENPSIYALAFAQVVSAFVTVAGSYLLFPRKTFGFAWDKSAVKEIISFGKWILGSTAIVGISNNLDKLLFGFLLTSTQMGVYSIAALIFNAMDTVFKRINAALFPAISRVIREGKSDLSKVYYKIRLYRDLAVCIPSGLVLINGDILISLLYDDRYLDAGFYLQLLTIAQLIECFFYKNQLLISLGETRLQFDLAIRRLVALIIFVPAGYYFFGVTGILLALSARRLIGGWLIFIRYREHCEIKIQYELRTVAIILTSIAFWFIARMALLHVFPALDPQMPGL
- a CDS encoding glycosyltransferase translates to MDISIGVFCYNEQDTIIQTLNNIFEQDLFRSEHRCRIYVLANGCRDNSIPLIREWEAKLSLEKQLQFELLELGFAGKSRTWNHFVHNVLSRESDAVIFADGDIAIPDPAVFSKLVGMVENSELLLASSSLPIKDIEHSGEKPKGLDKLIKMGAADFETVRHSICGQLYIARASTVKDIYMPIGLPVEDGFLRAMIMTNLFTQERDLRRIDSEKSIWHVYESLRGIRSLIRHQIRIVIGTTINRLIFQRLDSLQDRDSRIAELRKSSEDESWLKDLINSSLPEFPYGYIHPKFILKRTKSSFENKKHKSLKGIASILFGLAFDITVYIFANIKMSRGNSAGFW